TGCGAAATACTCCGCCTTCCTGTCGCCCATTTTGTCCCAGAATTCCGTGCTGGTCATACCGGGCGACACTACGTTGACCCTACGCGGCGCCAATTCACGGGCGAGGCTACGCATGGCGCCTTCCAACCCGGCATTGACCGCCGCAATCCCCGCCGAGCCCGAGAGGGATGCGCGAGCAGCGGTACCGCCGATGAAGGTGATCGAGCCCGAGACCGCAAGATTGGGCAGCACGCCTTGCACAGCATTGAGATAGCCGACCAGCTTCATGCTCAGCGCGTCCTCAAGCACTTTCGCCGTCAGCGTCTCGAAGGGCCCCCAAGCCGCGTCCGAGCTACCACATAGGACCAGATGATCGACAGGTCCGACCGCACCAAGGGCTTGGCGCGCGGCTTCGTGATCTTTGAGATCAAGGACAAAACCGTCGACGTCGGCGCCGGGATTGCTGGCATGCAAGTGAGACAGAGCCTCATCAACGCTGCTCTGGCTGCGGCCAGTGAGGGTGATACGGTTGCTCCCGCTGCCAAGCCGGCGCGCCAGCGCGAAGCCGATGCCTTTGGTTGCGCCGAGGAGGAGGACGCGTTGCGGTTGTTGGGCAGATGACATGTGAGGTCCTTTGCAGTGTGATGATCCTCACCGTGGCAGGCAGACGGTATGGTGATAATATCTTCAATCGTTGCGTCACTCATAACCTGAGGTATGCAATGCCCCTATGGATTCTACCCAACACGTTCGCGCCATGTTGTCCTTCGTGCAGGCGGCTGATCGAGGCTCATTCGCGGCAGCGGCGCGGCATCTTGGCGTGTCGCCTGCTGCAGTTGGCAAAAGCATCACCAGCCTTGAAGCTGCACTGGGCGTTCGGCTGATCAACCGAACCACCCGGTCCCTGCAGCTGACCGAGGAGGGCCAGCTTTTCCTTCTTAAGGCCCGTGAGGCGATCGATGCGCTCGACGCCGCCGTGGACGTGGTGACCAACCAGCGCACCCAGCCCTTGGGAAAGGTGAGAATTTCGACCAGCAACGGCTTTGGCCGACATTTCCTGTTGCCGCTACTGCCTCGGCTAATCGCTCTTTATCCCGGCATTACCCCCGAGATCGAATTCGACGATCATCAGGTCGACATCGTAAGGAGCGGATTTGATCTGGCTCTCCGCGGCGGGACGATCGAGGATTCTGCTCTGGTCGCGCGCAAGATCCATACGATGCAGATGGTTCTCGTCGCTTCCCCGACCTACCTCGCGGCGCATGGCATACCCAGACACCTGCCAGATCTGGCGGACCATCGCCTGATCGCGGTGCGGTTTCTGGGCGGGCGCACGTCAAGTTGGGACATTGAGGATGGCGGGGGCGAGGCGTTTCTGCCCCACCCTGCGGCTTTGACACTGTCCGATCCGGAAGCGGCGATGATCGCCGCAGCCGATGGCTTGGGGATTGCGCAGGTCGGCCTGCATTATGCCTGGCCCCTCATCCGCGAGGGACGGCTGCGGATCCTTCTGGGGGACCGGCTGCGCTCAGCCTCAAGAGAAATGGTCTTGCTTTACCCGCACCGCGCTCTGATTGCTGCCCGCGTGCGCGCCACCATTGACTTTCTTACGCAGGAGTTCGGCAAGATCGAGTCTCTGCATGTCAAGGCCGCGGATCTGGCCGCTTATCGCTGCGGATAGGGCGGTGAACACCTGCCGAGGCTGGGGGCCGCTATTTAAGTCGCTCATATAGCGGCTCACGGGACCCGCTTGGCGGCCGAATTACGGCTGCAATTCAAAGGCATCATCAGCGGCTCTTCTAGCTTCGGTATCCTCAGCGAGATCACGGACCACCTCGAGAGCACGGCTCTTGAACTAAGTCCCAGCCAGCGATTGCACCTGGCATTCGTTGTCGTGGAAGGAGGCGAGCACAGCGAGGGGATCCGGTGCGCCTCAATCGAAATTGTTCATGCCGCGGCTTGTGAGATCTCCGCCAACCGACCCCATCGCACTTGGCTCCATCTCAAGTGCTGCATTGCTTAGCCCGTATAGGCGATGTGGTACTGCCCACCAATCTTCTTGATGCGCGCAAAACCAAGTTCACCAAGATGCATACCAGCGATCCGAAGCCCCTCCGTGCTGACGACATCCAGCAATCTTGATCGTGTGTCTGCAGCGAGGTGAGAATCCTGATCAAAGGCAATCGACACGTCCGGACGAGGTATCTGGATCTCCGGGAAGTGGACAAGGTCGCCCCATACCAACAAGTTTTGCCCATCGGATTCAAGGCGATAACCGGTGTGTCCGGCCGTATGACCAGGAAGCGGAACCGCCGTCATGCCGGGTAGCACCTCGCCGGTGTCAAAGGTGCGCAATCTGTCACGATAGGTAGCAAAGGCCTGACGAGCGAACAGGAAGTTCCCACGCGCACGCTCCGTAGCCCGGCTCAGGTTCCCGTCATCCTCCCAGAACATGAGCTCCAGCCGATGAGCGATGAGTTCAGCGTTCGGGAATGCCGCTTTGCCTGTATCATCGATCAGTCCACCGACATGGTCGGGATGGGCGTGCGTCAGCAGAATGGCATCGATCGCGGCAGGCTCGATGCCTGCCAACAGGAGATTATCCTTCAAGCGGCCACCCCATTGCTTGAAACCGCCCGCACCGGCATCGATCAGCACCGTACGGCCGCCTCCGTGCACCAGGTAACAATTGATGTGGATCGCCATCGGATCGGTCATTCCAGCTTTTGTCTGAATTCGACAGGCTTCATCGGGATCGATCTTCGAGAGGAGCTCAAAGCCGGCGTGAAGATAGCCGTCACTGATGGCGGTGATGGACAGGTCGCCAATACTTTGGCTCGGAAATCTGGTCGTCATCATGATTCGTCCTTCAGGCCGGTTCAGTTTCGTGCGTAAATGTTTGACGCATCATAGCCGAAGCAGCGGATACGGGCGGCCAGGCCGATGCTACCCCGGACGGCGTCCTCCAGTTCTTTCATGAACCGGTCCATCACCGCTGCTGTCCGGTGAGGTTCGCGGCGGTACCGGATCTCGACGAAGACCAGATGCCCTCGGCCGGGCCGAACAGCTATGTGAACTATGTGTACATTCTTCGGGGCTGCCTGGAGGATAGTCGTGCAGAGCCCCGCGCAGTATTCCGTCAATGCCACGAGCGCCTCATCCGCCGGCATGTTGCCCTGGGAAATATAGAAGGTGACATTTGGCATCAGTGTTCACCGTGCGCGTACGGCGCCGACGGTATCACCGCTCGTCAGTTGCGGCGTCATCGGAGCATAGACGTGAACGTCCTCCGGCACGTTCCCGATATTCCCGATCAGACTCCGCGCCCCTGTCGCGAGCCAGCGATGCACCGGCACCTTCTCCATGGCGACCGCCGTCATCGCGGAGGGTATCAGGCCCAGTCCGCGCAAGCGCTCAGGGCCTTTGGCAGATAGGACGAGATATTCGTTTGCGCCGACGGTCGGGGCGCGTTCGATACCGTCGTACAAGTTCCGATGCCAGTCGGTGATGTGTTGCTGCCAGCGCGCAAAGTTGCCGCCACCTTTCTGGCGATAATCCTTGCCGGTCAGAACATCGAGGCCGTCGATGGAATGGAGAGCAAGGTAGACGGGGGAACCGTCACGCAACGCTTTGAAACGCTGCGAGGTGCGGAAGCCGGCGACCGAAATCAGCGCCGGCAACTTGTCCAGGCTGTAAAAATCATTCCATTCCGCTTCGCTGTGAGGGTCAGCAAAGCTGCATTCGACGGTATAGATCATCTTATCGCCTCCGGCTGGCCGCGCGGCGCAACCAACCTTTTTCATGTTGATATTCGATCATGCTATGGGGCTAGAGAAGGCGAGAAAAGCGAATTTGGGTCAAGCTTCACTGATCTAATGTAAAGCTGGCAGCCACCACCTTGCCGCTCGTGCATGCCGAGGACCATAGATGCGTCGTAAGATTCCGAGCAATTCCGCACTCATGGCGTTCGAGGCGGCCGCACGTCATGGCAGCTTTGCGCGCGCGGCCGACGAACTGGCCTTGACCGAAGGCGCGATCAGCCGCCAGATCGGACGGCTAGAGGCCTTTCTCGGCGTGACATTGTTCGAGCGGGTCGGTAATCGAGTCAGGGTTATGCCGAACGGGGAGCGGTACGCCGCCCGGATTCGCGAGTCCCTCGACCGACTGGAGCGTGACAGCCAGTATATGATGGGGCAGCCCAATGATGGTGCCAGCATCGAAATCGCTACGATCCCGACTTTTGCCGCGCGATGGCTCATCCCCCGCCTTGTGAGCTTTCAGGAGCGACACCCCAACATCACCGTGCATCTTGCAGAGCGTTTGGAGCCGTTCGTGCTCACTGGCAGCGGCTTCGATGCCGCGATCCATTTCGAGCACCCCGCATGGACTGGAATGAAGACCCACCGACTGCTGCACGAAACGCTGTTGCCTGTTTGCTGCCCGTCGCTTCTGGGCAGCAGGCCGGATTCAGCCACGCTCGACGACCTGCCCCGTCTTCATCGGCGGCAGAACCCAGATGCTTGGCAGCTTTATGCAAAGGAAGCGGGCGTCACTCTGACCAATCCCGCGGCCGGCCCATATTTTGACCTTCATATCATGCTGATCGAGGCTGCACTGGCAGGATTGGGAGTCGCGCTCGTGCCGCGGCTCTACATCGAGAGGGAACTAACTGAAGGCCGCCTGGTCGCGCCATGGCCCGAGGGCCAATCCATCTCCAAGACGTTCAGCCTGATCCTCCCAGAGCCGATCCAATTAAGTAATGCTCCGATCCAGGCCTTCGCTGATTGGCTGCTTTCGGAAGCCACGCCACCTTCGAGAAATCTGCAACCATTGCGACACTCCAAACATGACTAATCCTCTTGACGCACATACAGCGAGGATCGGTCGCGGCCTCCATCGTTTCCGACGCCTGCAAGGCATCAAGCAAAGCCATATGGCAGAGCTCCTCGGGGTCTCCCAGGGCAGCATCTCGCGCTGGGAAAGCGGGACGCACGCTCCCGATGCACCCATGCGGGCACGGATCGAGGCATTGATCGCCGCCCGGGTAGACACCACAGGCGACGCTGCGCTCAAACGACTGATCGAAACCTCGTCGCTTCGCATCCACCTTATCTGCGATGCGACCCATCGTCTCCTTGCCGTGTCACCGGCACGGGCGCAGAGTTGGCGAGCAGATGCGGGCAGCTACATCGGGACATCACTATGGCGTTATGCCAGCCCGGAGATCATAGCAGCAGAAGATGGACTGGCCGAACGCGGCTGGTTTGACCGGCCCTTTCAGAGCTTACGCTTTCACACCGGACCGAACGCCAGCGCGACCATCGTCATCGGCGCTGGTTGGATGGAATGGGAGAGCATTCCGTTGGCGGACGGCCGGATCGGCCGTCTCACGATGGCGGTGAGCGACATCGCATAAACTATTCGTGGCGCCGCGAAGGGTGTCAGGCGAAGGGAGACGCCATGCCTCACCCTCGCATCAGAACCGTGCTGCTCTGGCTTTGTGGCGTGCTGGCCGCAGCCCAGCTCGGCAAGTTCAGCGCGCTTGCCCCGGCGCTGCAGGCCCGCTTCGGTCTCGACCTGCCTTCCCTCGGACTGCTCATTTCGCTTCTTGAGGTGGGCGGCGCGGCCTTCGGCTTTGTCGCAGGCAGGGCACTCCCTCGCCACGGCATAGACCGAGCTCTTTTGAGTGGTCTGTTTCTTCTGGTCATCGCCACGGTCATTGAGGCGACGGCGAGAACCACTCCGATCCTGTTCGCGGCGCGAAGCGTGGAGGGCCTCGCCTATCTGCTGGTCGTTGTCGCAGCGCCGACGATGATCGTGGCCACGACCAGCCCGGGTCGCGAGCGAGAGGGCGCTATGGTGCTCTGGAGCACATTCATTCCCGTTGGCTCGGGGCTGGGAAGCATCGTGACCGGCCTCCTCGCGACAGCGTTGGGCACCACCATGGCCATGCTGTTTTGGGCCTTTGCCGAGCTCGCGCTCCTCGCGTTGCTCACGACCATCCCAGCCTCAGCACCCGCGCCGGGGCGCGCCGCATTGCCGGCGCTCCCCGCATGGCTGCTGAGCATTGGTTTTGGGTGCTATACCTTGTCTCTATGCGCCGTGACAGGGCTCATGCCCGCCTTCCTTCACGACCGGTATGGTCTCGATATAGCCGAGGGCAGCGTGATCGCTGGAGCTACTGCTTTGTCGGCGCTTCCCGGCTCGTTGCTAGCTCTGGCCGCCATACGCCTGCTTGCCACGAGAACCAGGCGCCTGCTCCTGCTCGTCGCCGCAGCACTGGTGCTCGCGTCCGGATTGTCTCTAATGATCTTCCGAGCGAACTGCCCGATCCTTGTCGCTTTATCGGCAGGGGCAATGCTGCTGCTCGCCGGCATGGCGCGCGCTGTGATCTTCGCCTGGTTGCCCGGCTTCAGCGGCGGCCATGACGCGGCCGACCCGCGTATCGCCGCCGCTCAGGGTCTGTTGACCCAGCTTGGCGCACTGGGCGCACTCGTGGGTCCTCCGCTCGGCGCAACATCGGTAGGGATAGGGTCATGGTCAGCGTTGGGCCCGTTCGTCGCGTCGATCGTGCTGGTGCTGCTCGCTATGATTGTCGGCGCCTATTGCCTACATCGGCCGCATGCCGATCGGACGTGACCGCCCCGGCCAAGCCGTGAATCCTATTACCGTCAATAGAGCCGCGTTCAGCCCTACATGTAGGCGCTAGCAATCGTAGCTGCCTCTGCTCGCAATTAGCACCGATTTTTGCTCGGATTAGCGGATACTGGACCCGCAGCGCTGCTCACGCTCTTTGACACTGTTCTCGCAATCATCCCAAGGTGCTTGCAATCGAAATGAACCTGCTCACTCTGCGCGACAACGGCACGACCTGACGGTCTTCGGTCAGGCACATCTAGGCTTTGCGAATGCAAAGAGCAGCCATCCTGCCAGCCCCGCGAGAACGCCAAGCGCGCCGCCAAGAACGTAGGTATTGATTGCGCTATTCGGCGTGAACAGACCGCCGGTTATATAACCCAGGATGCTGGCAGTGCTGGTTGTGGAACCGTAAATCGCCGCAACCTTGCCATGCGCGCCCGCAGGCACCTCCCGCTGCAGCATCGTTCGAACCGCGACGTTGTGAACGCTGTTCGCTGCACCGCCGATGACGAACGCGACCCCTACCAGGACGAGCCCGGCCATCATCGTCATGCCGGCAACACCGATCGCGAGCATCATCCCTCCCATCACAACCCCGGCCGCGAATGCGATGAGGGCCGGGCGCGGCATCGTGATCGTGCCCGACGCAGCGGCTCCCACTGTCATTCCGCCCGCCCAGCAGGCGGTCAGCAGGCCGAACGCAGTCGGACCTGCCGCCAGCGACACGGTGACGAGAAACACGAACGCCGCGTCTGCAATTGCGGTCGCATAGACCTCTAGCGTCAGCGCGCCGACCATCACCGTGACCCTGCGATCCCGCAGCACCGGCAGATATTCCGATAGCAGCGGCCGGATTCCGCCGCTCGCTTCCGTTTCGACGGGACGACGCAGGCCGCTGCCCAGCACGACGGCGGCAAGCAGCGCAAAGCTCGCCGCATCGATCAGAAGAGCATTTCCGGTCCCGCCCCACGCCACCATCGCACCGCCCGCGACCGGCCCGGCCAGCATCCCTGCGCTCCGCACGAACTCCAGCACGGCATTGGCCCGCGGCAGCGTCATGCCCAGCCCCGCGGCCGGAACGGGATTGAGGGCGAAGCTCGCCGTTCCGCCGATCGCGAACAGGATGCTGAGGAAGCCGGCGCCGATCAGGGTGGAGGCGAGGTCGGTATGCCAAGCCATCCAGGCGAGTTTGAGGGCATCGGCCAATGTCGTCCCGTTTGGGATGGTATTTTGGGAAAATGGCGTCAGTTCCCAGCAATCGTTCGATCGAGCCACGCCTTGTAGAAAGCTACCCGCGTAGCCGCGAAGGTTTGTCCGCATAGACCCATGCGGAACGAACCATCCTGCATCTGCGGCACGATCCTCTTTTCCTCGGCAAGAGTAGCATCGAGGCCGTGAGTGATTCCGGCGAGGTATTTGCGTCCGGACACATCGATCGTGACCGGACCACCGCTGTCCCCACCTGCCGTTGCGCCACTAAGCAGCGGGGCGTGAGCACCACAATCGAAGGCGAAGCGAAGCCACTGCCCATCGGTCCGGGTCAGCCGGTTTTCTGCTCGCCGCAATTGCGTCCGATGACTGGCATCATCGGGTACGCCAGCAATGTCGGTCCCCGTCGCTCCCGCGCCATATACCGTGCTTAACGTTCCCGGCTTGGCGTTGCCCCAGTAGACCGGCATCGGCATCACGTCAGTCACGGGTTCGGCAAGCTCCAGCAGAGCAATGTCGTGCATGTCGGTCATTGCTTTGATATATTGTGCTGCAAAAGCATCCGGTTTCGCTGTCTTGAGCCCGCCGAACAGCTTTTGCCAACCATCTCGCGCAGCCGGATAATCCGGATACACGATGATGCGGCTGACTGCCCGCCTCTTACCCTTAAGTGTTACATACCTCTCCTCGGGCATCATCTGCATCATGCTTACGGCATGAGCGGCAGTAACGATCCAGCGCGGGGCAATTAGGGTGCCATGCCCTTCGTCGGGCAAGTCTGCCAACGCGGGAATGGTCTGCGGATCAACGCGATATTGCGCGTCATGCAAGGTGTGGCGAATAACAATCGCGTCGGCATCCACGGCGATCAGCGTCAACGGCACAACGAGCCAAGCCAGCTTCTCCACAAACACCCCTTTGCCCTTTTAATCTTTCGCCAATCGATAGGCGATCGGGCTGGGATCGTACATACGGCGTTGATCGCTTCCCTTCCCGCAAAGGAACCGCCAGCGAGACGATCGAGACCTTCGCACGAGGATGCCGAAATGGGAATCCCACTGCCACCACGTATCATTGCGGCAGCGATACGGCTGTGTTAGGGTCGCAACACAGTTAAGGGAAAGCTTGTGGTGTTAGAGGAGTATCGAGCGCCGGCCAAATTGAAGCTGGCGGCGCTATGGGCGTCCACGATGTTCTGCTACATCTACGGCGACTATTTCGGCCTCTACGTCGCCGGCACGCTGGCGGACATGAGCCACGGCACCATGGGACCGCTCGGCCATGCGACGCCCGGCGTCCTCACCGGCGTATCCCTGATGATGGCCATCCCGAGCCTGATGATCGCGCTGTCGCTGCTGCTGCCGGCGTCCATCTGCCGCTGGGCTTGCATCGTTCTGGGCCTGTTCTATACCGCGATCATGGCGGTCAGCCTCCCCGGCTCCGAGCCGTTCTACAAGGTGCTGGCGGCGATCGAAATGGCGCTGACGCTGACGATTACCGCCGTCGCGATCCGTTGGCCGCGGGAGATGCGCCGTGGCTGAGGCGGTGCCTTCACCCTCCGTCGCGCGGCTCGCCGGCGCGCTGTATCTCGGCACGATCATGTTCGGCCTGTTCGCGGAGGTGGGTGCGCGGGGGCCGCTGATCGTCGGCAGCGATGCCGCCGCCACGGCGCGCGCTATCCTGGCCGAAGAGCCGCTATTCCGAGCCGGCATCGCCGCCGATCTCGCGATGCTGGGCTGCTATGTCGGCGTGACGGCGCTGTTCCTCGACGTGTTCCGCCCCGTCCACGCCGGCGTGTCGCGGATGGCGGCGGCCTTCAGCCTGATCGGGATCGCGGTACTTGCCGCCGACACCCTCCTGCTACTCGCCCCGCTGCGGTTACTGGCAACGGCACCTTACCTTTCGGCGCTGGGTGCTCCCCAGCGCGAGGCGGCGGCACTGCTCGCGCTGAAGGTGCATGGCGACGGTTACGACGTGAGCCTCGTGTTCTTCGGCATCTACTGCGTGATGCTGGGTTGGCTGGCGTGGCGCAGCGGCTTCCTGCCCAAGGCGATCGGCGGACTGATGGCACTGGCCGGCGTCTGCTACATCCTCAACAGCGTCGCCGACCTTGCGGCGCCGGCCTTCGCCCACACGCTGTCGCCACACATCATGGACCCGACGCTGATCGGGGAGGCGGCGCTGGCGCTGTGGCTGCTGGTGTTCGGCGCGCGCGGGACGCCCGGCCGGGCGACCCGGATGCCACAGGCCGCTCGGCAAGGGCATCGCGCTTGACGCACGGTCCGGTTTCCCGCCTCCGATCGGCAGATACCGCGGCGCTGTTGGCGGCCTTGATCGTCGCTGCCCTGCATCTGGCGCTCGGCGGTCGCTACGACCTGTTCCGCGACGAACTCTACTTCATCGTCTGCGGCCACCATCCAGCCTTCGGCTATGTCGATCAGCCGCCGGCCGTGCCGCTGCTGGCCGCATCACTCTACAGGCTCGGCCTGGGCGCACAAGGCTTACGCATACCGACCGCCATTGCGGCTGGCGCACTGGTGTGGCTGGTGATGCGCTTCGCCCGGTCGCTAGGCGGGGACGGGCGATCGCAGGCCCTTGCCGGCCTCGCCTGCGCGATCGCACCGATGCTGATGGGGCTGACGGCAACGCTGAACACGTCGGCGTTCGATCCGCTGGCCTGGACCGCCGTCGCCTGGCTCGTCGTCACGGCGAACCGCGAGGGCGACGATCGCGCGCTGATCCTCGCCGGCCTGGTCGCCGGACTGGCGTTGCAGGTGAAGTATTCCATGCTGTTCTGGATGGTCGGGCTGACGCTCGGCCTGCTCCTGACGGCGGAACGCCGGGTGCTGCTGCGACCTTCCTTCTGGATCGGGGCGGCGCTCGCGGCCGTCATCGCGGCGCCATCGTTCCTTTGGCAATGGGCGCACGGCTTCCCATTCCTGGAACTCGGCGCCGCGGCCAAAGGCAAGAACGCCGACATCGCCGCCCTGCCGTTCCTGGCCAATCAGGTGCTGGTGATGAACCCGGCCTTCGCGCCGCTGTGGATCACCGGACTGGTCGCGCCCTTTACCGTGCGACGCTTACGCGATCTTCGCTTTCTGGTGATCGCCGCGGTCGTGGTGGTCGCCATCGTACGGATGGGGCACGGCAAGGACTATTACCTCTCGCCGCTCTATCCGACGCTGTTCGCGATCGGCGCGGTTGCCCTCGCGCCACTGGTGCGCACCCGCATCGGCGGGATCGTAGTCGCAAGTGGCATCACGGCTGCAATTGCCCTATCCGCACTCGCCGCACCGCTGGCGCTCCCGATCCTCTCCCCGCCGGTCCTTGAGGATTATATCCAGCGAACCGGGTTCGCGCCGCAGCAACAGGAGCGCAGTTTTAAGGGCACCGTGCTGCCTCAGGTCATGGCGGACCAGCTCGGCTGGCACGATTACGTCCATCAGGTCGAGGCGGCATGGCAGCGCATCCCGCCGACAGAGCGCGCCGCCACCGCGATCAAGGTCGAGAACTATGGCGAGGCCGCCGCCCTCGACCTCTACGGCAAGGGGCTGCCGCCCGTTGTCAGCGGGCACAACCAGTATTTCCTGTGGGGCCTACGCGGTCAGCACCCGGCCAACGTGCTGTCGATCCAGGACGACATGGTGGGGCTGCGACCTTATTGCCGCAAGGCGACGCTGCTCGGCACCACAAGCTCGCGCTATGCGATGGCGTTCGAGAACGGCAAGGTGATCGCACTGTGCGAAGGCGTGAAGCCATCGCTCGGCAATCTCTGGCCTCAGCTTAAACTATACTCGTAGATCAGCGGCTTGAGCCGGTAAGCCTTCCCATTAGGATGGTGGAAAGAGAATTGCTGGCGATTAGCCACCCAGCGCCATACCAGTTGCAAATCCGCATTGCGGTGCGTGGCTGACGGAGGACTGGGTGGCATATAGATCGACAGTAGCCCTGACCCTTGGCGTCGCGATCACCGCATCAACGCTTGTCGCACCCGTCGCTGCCATCGTGCGACGACATGACGTGCGTGATGCCCGTTATGTGGTCTCCGACGACTATTTCCTTCCCCTTGCGGATATCCCGACTGAGGGTGAGGGCGTTCTGATCGCTCCTTCTTGGGTCGTCACCGCCGCCCACGCTACCCAATGGCAAAGAATGCCGATCGATCACGTCACGATTGCAGGAAAAGTCCGCAACGTGTCGCAAGTGATTGTCCACCCCGGTTGGCGGCGAGTGCGAGAGAGCGAAGGGGAGAGCGAGGCATCCCGACTGGCGACACGCCTCGACAATGATGACGTGGCGCTGCTCCGGCTGTCCGAACCCGTAACCGATATTACCCCAGCCTCGATCTACAGAGGAGATCGTGAGGTCGGGCATGTCGTGGAGATAATCGGAAAAGGACAAACCGGCACCGGCAAAGACGGTATCGCCGACGATGCCACACATCGGACCACCCTCCATCGCGCGCGAAATCGGATCGAAAGCGCCAACGGCAACTGGCTTACCTATCGGTTTGACACTGGGAAACGGGCCTTGCCGCTAGAAGGCATCTTCGGAGGCGGCGACAGCGGAGGCCCGATTGTCATGCGCGACCATGGCGGCTGGAAACTGATCGGCCTCACGTCGTGGGGATGGTCGCGTGGTCATATCGCCATCGGTGATGCCGCCGGGCGGTACGAAGAAACGGCATATATCGTTCGCTTGTCGCACTACGCCAATTGGATTGACGGCATCATTGCCTCGAAAGGTCACGGCTGACGACCTTCCCGCAAAGGAAGGATGGTCGGGACGGCTGACCACCGCAAGACGCGCCAGACGGCAAGAAGGTGGCCATTTTCCCAAAATATGTTCCCGATTGCTCTTTCCCGAAATTGCCCGTTGGAGACGGAGAAACGGGACGGTCCAGCGTATAAGCGGAGCCCGACCTCGGCATCCAGCCGGAACGGGTAATGTGAGCATGCATCTCCGATTGCGAGCAGACGCCACTATGATTGCAAGCCGCTACACCTACACCTACTGATTGACGCGACGGTATCAGCCGCGCTTCCGCATTGCCGCCGAGTCAATTGATGGGGATATTGGCGGGCAGCGTGTCAAAGCGTTGTTGCGAGTCATTCGCATATCACGCTAAGATAGAGCACCATGCCGACCAACGCGATCGCCCTGACGCGCCTGCTGCTCACCGAACGCCCGTCGCTGCTGCGGCTGGCGCAGCGGATTGTGGGCCTGCCTGCAGCTGAGGATGTGACCCAATCTCTGTGGTTGCGGGTTCAGCGAGTCGAGGATGACCCGCCGATCCTCAACAAGCGTGCCTACCTCTATCGGCTCGCCGGGAACCTTGCGACGGATTACGCGCGAGGGACGCGGCGGCACGATCAGCTGTTCGAGGCGGCTGACCCGCCGACCGATGCTCCCTCAAACGAACCCTCGGCAGAGAGCCGCGTGATCGACCGCGAGCGCCTTGCGCGGCTGGAGGCGGTGCTCGAGGAGTTGCCTCTGCGCTGCCGGCAGGTGTTCGTCCTGCGCCGCATCGATGGCCTGCCCGCCCATGAAGTCGCGGCGCGTCTCGGCATAACAGTCAATGCCGTGGCCAAGCATGTCCGCATCGCTGTGCGCCATTGCCATGCCCGGATGACGGACGAACCGGACGCGTGACCTGGAATTTTCCCGACCAGCGGTCCCGATCACGCCCTCTCAATCGTCTTATAGCTAGAAAGCCCAGAGCAGCGGCCATGCGCCGCGCGCCAGGGGGAGACCGCATTCGTGCCGACTGACGATCCGATACCCAAGGAGATCGCCGATGAGGCGGCGCGCTGGTTTGCCGAACACGACAGCGGTCTGTTGTCGGATGATTCGGGGCTGGCAGCATGGCTGGCGGCAGATCCGCTCCATGCCCGCGCCTTCGCGGAAATGGAGGCGGT
This genomic stretch from Sphingomonas panacis harbors:
- a CDS encoding SDR family oxidoreductase, with protein sequence MSSAQQPQRVLLLGATKGIGFALARRLGSGSNRITLTGRSQSSVDEALSHLHASNPGADVDGFVLDLKDHEAARQALGAVGPVDHLVLCGSSDAAWGPFETLTAKVLEDALSMKLVGYLNAVQGVLPNLAVSGSITFIGGTAARASLSGSAGIAAVNAGLEGAMRSLARELAPRRVNVVSPGMTSTEFWDKMGDRKAEYFASFAAQLPLRRVGQPEESAEAIAFVIANSYVTGSVIDVDGGWHLG
- a CDS encoding LysR family transcriptional regulator — protein: MLSFVQAADRGSFAAAARHLGVSPAAVGKSITSLEAALGVRLINRTTRSLQLTEEGQLFLLKAREAIDALDAAVDVVTNQRTQPLGKVRISTSNGFGRHFLLPLLPRLIALYPGITPEIEFDDHQVDIVRSGFDLALRGGTIEDSALVARKIHTMQMVLVASPTYLAAHGIPRHLPDLADHRLIAVRFLGGRTSSWDIEDGGGEAFLPHPAALTLSDPEAAMIAAADGLGIAQVGLHYAWPLIREGRLRILLGDRLRSASREMVLLYPHRALIAARVRATIDFLTQEFGKIESLHVKAADLAAYRCG
- a CDS encoding MBL fold metallo-hydrolase, with protein sequence MMTTRFPSQSIGDLSITAISDGYLHAGFELLSKIDPDEACRIQTKAGMTDPMAIHINCYLVHGGGRTVLIDAGAGGFKQWGGRLKDNLLLAGIEPAAIDAILLTHAHPDHVGGLIDDTGKAAFPNAELIAHRLELMFWEDDGNLSRATERARGNFLFARQAFATYRDRLRTFDTGEVLPGMTAVPLPGHTAGHTGYRLESDGQNLLVWGDLVHFPEIQIPRPDVSIAFDQDSHLAADTRSRLLDVVSTEGLRIAGMHLGELGFARIKKIGGQYHIAYTG
- a CDS encoding sugar ABC transporter, yielding MIYTVECSFADPHSEAEWNDFYSLDKLPALISVAGFRTSQRFKALRDGSPVYLALHSIDGLDVLTGKDYRQKGGGNFARWQQHITDWHRNLYDGIERAPTVGANEYLVLSAKGPERLRGLGLIPSAMTAVAMEKVPVHRWLATGARSLIGNIGNVPEDVHVYAPMTPQLTSGDTVGAVRAR
- a CDS encoding LysR substrate-binding domain-containing protein — encoded protein: MRRKIPSNSALMAFEAAARHGSFARAADELALTEGAISRQIGRLEAFLGVTLFERVGNRVRVMPNGERYAARIRESLDRLERDSQYMMGQPNDGASIEIATIPTFAARWLIPRLVSFQERHPNITVHLAERLEPFVLTGSGFDAAIHFEHPAWTGMKTHRLLHETLLPVCCPSLLGSRPDSATLDDLPRLHRRQNPDAWQLYAKEAGVTLTNPAAGPYFDLHIMLIEAALAGLGVALVPRLYIERELTEGRLVAPWPEGQSISKTFSLILPEPIQLSNAPIQAFADWLLSEATPPSRNLQPLRHSKHD
- a CDS encoding helix-turn-helix domain-containing protein; this encodes MAELLGVSQGSISRWESGTHAPDAPMRARIEALIAARVDTTGDAALKRLIETSSLRIHLICDATHRLLAVSPARAQSWRADAGSYIGTSLWRYASPEIIAAEDGLAERGWFDRPFQSLRFHTGPNASATIVIGAGWMEWESIPLADGRIGRLTMAVSDIA
- a CDS encoding MFS transporter, producing the protein MPHPRIRTVLLWLCGVLAAAQLGKFSALAPALQARFGLDLPSLGLLISLLEVGGAAFGFVAGRALPRHGIDRALLSGLFLLVIATVIEATARTTPILFAARSVEGLAYLLVVVAAPTMIVATTSPGREREGAMVLWSTFIPVGSGLGSIVTGLLATALGTTMAMLFWAFAELALLALLTTIPASAPAPGRAALPALPAWLLSIGFGCYTLSLCAVTGLMPAFLHDRYGLDIAEGSVIAGATALSALPGSLLALAAIRLLATRTRRLLLLVAAALVLASGLSLMIFRANCPILVALSAGAMLLLAGMARAVIFAWLPGFSGGHDAADPRIAAAQGLLTQLGALGALVGPPLGATSVGIGSWSALGPFVASIVLVLLAMIVGAYCLHRPHADRT